TCCTTGGAAGTGTACCAGAAAAGCTGAAAATAGCAACATTAACACTGCTGTGCTACTCAAAATGTAAAGTGCCTTAAAAGGTGTCATGTCCTTGCAGGACAATGGGTCAAAGTCCATGACAGAGTGGTTAAAGTAGGCATTTGGGGTGTTGCACATGTAACCTTGAGGCAACCCAGGAACACTGGCATTGGTGGAGTTAAGCCACTCGGAGAACCACAGGATGCTCTCGCAGGTGCAATCAAAGGGGTTGTGGTCCATGTAgagctctgtcaggttggacAGAGGCACACCAAATGTGACACGTTGGACGGATGTTATAAGGTTCTTTTGAAGATGCAAATACTTTAAAGACCGTAGGTCATCAAAAACAGATGAATGGAGCTGATCCAAGAGATTACTACGGAGACTTAGCTCATGTAACTCAAAGAAGCCACGCAGAGCGTTAAGTGGAATCTCATCTAAACCATTGTAATCCAGATCCAGAACAGACAGTTTTGTGGCATCCTTAAGGAACATCACTGGACCACCAGGGTTGGCCGTCTTCCACAACCTAGCCAAGTTGTTGTGCTGCATTTTCAACACTTTCAGATGGTGCAAACCTGTCAGCAAGCCAGCATTTAGATTTGCAATATTGTTATTACTGATATCTAGAATTGTGAGGTTGACAAGTGGCGTGAATGGAGATGGCGTCAAATCTAGGGTCCCCTTTAGGGCACGGCCAAGCTTTAGAATCCTTAATGTAGGGACGCTGATGAATGACGTATTGGTAAGGGAAATACTTTGCTGGTTCATAGACATGTCAATCTCTTTAATGTTAGAGAGGCCCTCTAACTCATCTCCATTCAGCTGCTGACTAATGAAATTGTAACTAAGTAGGAGTGTAGTGAGGTTGCCCAAACTTGAGAACGCCCTAGGTCCCAACTTGTTGATACCCATGGCAGTAAGATTAAGAGTCTGAAGGAGTGGAGATTCTTGCAAGGcagcaaatgttttgtttgtgacTGTCTTCAACCCTGTGGAGCTCCAACTCAAATCCAGTGTCTTCAGGTTCGGAAGTCCAGAAAAGATATGTTCTGTTATCTCTCGGAATCCAGTATTTGCCATGTGTAGATGCTCTAATTTGACTAAATGGTGGAAGGCGAAGTCATCAATAATTGGAAAGGACGATCCATGACTCTTAGTCAGTGCTTTCTGCAGGTTAAGCTGCCTCAGGTTTCCCAATCCACTGAAGATGTCCTTAGTTAGGTGTCTAAGGGAGTTGTGCTCCAGAGATAAAATTTCCAGTCTGGGCAACCACTGAAAGGTGCCATCAGCAATCTTTGACATTGTGTTACTGCTGAGGTCGAGCACTGTGATGTTAGTCTTGTCTAGACCTTGGAAAGTTGTGTTTGAGAGTGTCATCTGTTGACTGCTCTTAAGGGAAAGGTTTCGCAAAGCTGTGCCAGCAAGTTCTTCACAAAGGCTGGTGGTAACCTGAGGGCTGATCTTGCAGTAGTCCAGCACTAAGTCAGAAAGTCTAGCAATAGTCTGGAAACAGCCATTCTCTACCTAGGGttaacaaaacaatgaaaaaagaagacatttgtTGGAGTGAGAACAGCAGAGCTAAACCAGGTGTACGAAACTACACTTTATAGCATGACATTGAGTTTGTTTACATGCAGAGTTATACTTAGGTTacaaaaatttatataaacatactaATTGACTGCCTTTTTCAAAAGGTTTAGTTAGGAGTTCAagcgcgtagcgctgaaaccctattgtaattgttagaatggccaagaatcagcaatctccacataaaactgattgtgcagaccaaaccgtaagttgcACTTACACttaaacttggagggatggtagtactcacactggctacaacatcaccaaggctcaccccattTAGCCTGACGGGCACGCTATAGTGATCAAAAGTGCaaattgctcataactcctaaataTAAGTCGCAAGggtcaagtgtcttatgttgctggaatccttggctcacgccgGACAAAACACATGCCTCAGATTTGATTGTGAGCCTGGTGAAACTTTCATGTActttggattttttgaaaaacctacttttgcgaactagtcctaggttgttttattgcatttttcaagggcgtaaacgatTATACATTGCACGTTTTTTTCGCACATACATGCGATATTCATATTATATGATAGAAATCcccattccggacaactttgcctctagaaccactgctgttaATCAAaacgtttgttaaatgattgagaagatgtaaaaaaaaaataatttttttcactcAGTCcggaaagaaaaacactgcagtacaattctctggactctctgggtcagtaattatgaaaaaaaaataaaatgtaccctttgagaagcta
This genomic window from Labeo rohita strain BAU-BD-2019 chromosome 1, IGBB_LRoh.1.0, whole genome shotgun sequence contains:
- the tlr3 gene encoding toll-like receptor 3 isoform X3 produces the protein MELMKLILLPLFCMCFHGHCAGTAYPHKSSCTIKNAKADCSHMNLNAVPTDLPKNITTLDVSHNRLKNLSSLHLYWNLVNIDASYNSLTSIEEDLCVSLPHLQILNVQHNEVHLISEKNLKNCSRLTRLDLSDNRLKLKGEPFSVLKSLTWLDVSRNKLNSAKLGTQPQLPNLVTLVLSGNEFSVLQKNDFSFLSNSSAFRVLILSSLSLKKVENGCFQTIARLSDLVLDYCKISPQVTTSLCEELAGTALRNLSLKSSQQMTLSNTTFQGLDKTNITVLDLSSNTMSKIADGTFQWLPRLEILSLEHNSLRHLTKDIFSGLGNLRQLNLQKALTKSHGSSFPIIDDFAFHHLVKLEHLHMANTGFREITEHIFSGLPNLKTLDLSWSSTGLKTVTNKTFAALQESPLLQTLNLTAMGINKLGPRAFSSLGNLTTLLLSYNFISQQLNGDELEGLSNIKEIDMSMNQQSISLTNTSFISVPTLRILKLGRALKGTLDLTPSPFTPLVNLTILDISNNNIANLNAGLLTGLHHLKVLKMQHNNLARLWKTANPGGPVMFLKDATKLSVLDLDYNGLDEIPLNALRGFFELHELSLRSNLLDQLHSSVFDDLRSLKYLHLQKNLITSVQRVTFGVPLSNLTELYMDHNPFDCTCESILWFSEWLNSTNASVPGLPQGYMCNTPNAYFNHSVMDFDPLSCKDMTPFKALYILSSTAVLMLLFSAFLVHFQGWRIQFFWNIMVNRMMGSLEDKNNTEGRYAYDAYIIHSAEDRPWVERSLLPLEDEKFNFFLEDRDPVPGFSQLDTIVENMGQSRKIIFVITEMLLKDPWCRR
- the tlr3 gene encoding toll-like receptor 3 isoform X1, with the translated sequence MELMKLILLPLFCMCFHGHCAGTAYPHKSSCTIKNAKADCSHMNLNAVPTDLPKNITTLDVSHNRLKNLSSLHLYWNLVNIDASYNSLTSIEEDLCVSLPHLQILNVQHNEVHLISEKNLKNCSRLTRLDLSDNRLKLKGEPFSVLKSLTWLDVSRNKLNSAKLGTQPQLPNLVTLVLSGNEFSVLQKNDFSFLSNSSAFRVLILSSLSLKKVENGCFQTIARLSDLVLDYCKISPQVTTSLCEELAGTALRNLSLKSSQQMTLSNTTFQGLDKTNITVLDLSSNTMSKIADGTFQWLPRLEILSLEHNSLRHLTKDIFSGLGNLRQLNLQKALTKSHGSSFPIIDDFAFHHLVKLEHLHMANTGFREITEHIFSGLPNLKTLDLSWSSTGLKTVTNKTFAALQESPLLQTLNLTAMGINKLGPRAFSSLGNLTTLLLSYNFISQQLNGDELEGLSNIKEIDMSMNQQSISLTNTSFISVPTLRILKLGRALKGTLDLTPSPFTPLVNLTILDISNNNIANLNAGLLTGLHHLKVLKMQHNNLARLWKTANPGGPVMFLKDATKLSVLDLDYNGLDEIPLNALRGFFELHELSLRSNLLDQLHSSVFDDLRSLKYLHLQKNLITSVQRVTFGVPLSNLTELYMDHNPFDCTCESILWFSEWLNSTNASVPGLPQGYMCNTPNAYFNHSVMDFDPLSCKDMTPFKALYILSSTAVLMLLFSAFLVHFQGWRIQFFWNIMVNRMMGSLEDKNNTEGRYAYDAYIIHSAEDRPWVERSLLPLEDEKFNFFLEDRDPVPGFSQLDTIVENMGQSRKIIFVITEMLLKDPWCRRFKAHHALHQVMEDNRDSLILIFLQDVTDYNLNHSLHLRRGMLRPRCVLYWPLHRERIPAFHQKLRSALASTNKVN
- the tlr3 gene encoding toll-like receptor 3 isoform X2 — its product is MNLNAVPTDLPKNITTLDVSHNRLKNLSSLHLYWNLVNIDASYNSLTSIEEDLCVSLPHLQILNVQHNEVHLISEKNLKNCSRLTRLDLSDNRLKLKGEPFSVLKSLTWLDVSRNKLNSAKLGTQPQLPNLVTLVLSGNEFSVLQKNDFSFLSNSSAFRVLILSSLSLKKVENGCFQTIARLSDLVLDYCKISPQVTTSLCEELAGTALRNLSLKSSQQMTLSNTTFQGLDKTNITVLDLSSNTMSKIADGTFQWLPRLEILSLEHNSLRHLTKDIFSGLGNLRQLNLQKALTKSHGSSFPIIDDFAFHHLVKLEHLHMANTGFREITEHIFSGLPNLKTLDLSWSSTGLKTVTNKTFAALQESPLLQTLNLTAMGINKLGPRAFSSLGNLTTLLLSYNFISQQLNGDELEGLSNIKEIDMSMNQQSISLTNTSFISVPTLRILKLGRALKGTLDLTPSPFTPLVNLTILDISNNNIANLNAGLLTGLHHLKVLKMQHNNLARLWKTANPGGPVMFLKDATKLSVLDLDYNGLDEIPLNALRGFFELHELSLRSNLLDQLHSSVFDDLRSLKYLHLQKNLITSVQRVTFGVPLSNLTELYMDHNPFDCTCESILWFSEWLNSTNASVPGLPQGYMCNTPNAYFNHSVMDFDPLSCKDMTPFKALYILSSTAVLMLLFSAFLVHFQGWRIQFFWNIMVNRMMGSLEDKNNTEGRYAYDAYIIHSAEDRPWVERSLLPLEDEKFNFFLEDRDPVPGFSQLDTIVENMGQSRKIIFVITEMLLKDPWCRRFKAHHALHQVMEDNRDSLILIFLQDVTDYNLNHSLHLRRGMLRPRCVLYWPLHRERIPAFHQKLRSALASTNKVN